A single Vigna radiata var. radiata cultivar VC1973A chromosome 8, Vradiata_ver6, whole genome shotgun sequence DNA region contains:
- the LOC106772000 gene encoding transcriptional corepressor LEUNIG_HOMOLOG isoform X2, whose protein sequence is MQSRIVNFASERGIMAQSNWEADKMLDVYIYDYLVKKKLHNTAKAFMTEGKVSPDPVAIDAPGGFLFEWWSVFWDIFIARTNEKHSETAAAYLEAQQNKVKEQQQLQIQHMQLIRQAQLQRRDSNHPPLGGPVNAITTEGVLGQSTASALAAKMYEERMKHSNPMDTETSQPLLDARMALLKSTNHPGQMVQGNSGSVTAALQQIQARTQQTPQDIKGEVNMGAMQRSMPMDPSSIYGQGGMQSKPGIANTGLNAGVGSLTLKGWPLTGIDQIRPGFGAPVQKPLLQSANQFQLLPQPQQQQLLAQVQAQGNIGNSPVYGDMDPQRLRGLNRGSLNVKDGQSIANDGSIGSPMQSTSSKINLPQIQQSTSQQQQDPLHPQQLIQNNRKRKGPTSSGPANSTGTGNTLGPSNSQPSTPSTHTPGDGVAMTGNLQNVAGVSKGLMMYGTDGPGGLASSTNQLLQDDMEHFGDVGSLEDNVESFLSQDDGDGRDLFGTLKRNPSEHATDASKGFSFSEVSSIRKSNSKVVCCHFSSDGKILASAGHDKKVVLWNMETLQTESTPEEHNLIITDVRFRPNSTQLATSSFDTTVRLWDAADPTFSLQAYSGHTSHVVSLDFHPKKNDLFCSCDDNNEIRFWNINQYSCSRVFKGGSTQVRFQPRVGQLLAAASGSLVSLFDVETDRQMHMFQGHSADVHCVCWDTNGDYLASVSQESVKVWSLASGECIHELNSSGNMYHSCVFHPSYSTLLVIGGYQSLELWNMVENRCMTIPAHECVISALAQSPVTGMVASASHDKSVKIWK, encoded by the exons ATGCAGTCTCGGATTG TTAATTTTGCTTCTGAACGGGGAATCATGGCGCAGAGTAATTGGGAAGCAGATAAGAT GCTTgatgtttatatttatgattatttggtGAAGAAGAAGTTGCATAACACTGCTAAAGCATTCATGACAGAAGGGAAGGTTTCTCCCGATCCTGTTG CAATTGATGCTCCTGGTGGTTTTCTTTTTGAGTGGTGGTCTGTTTTTTGGGATATTTTTATTGCACGAACAAATGAGAAACATTCAGAGACTGCTGCAGCATATTTGGAG GCACAACAGAATAAAGTGAAAGAGCAACAGCAACTGCAAATTCAGCATATGCAATTAATTCGTCAAGCTCAACTTCAAAGAAGGGATTCTAATCATCCTCCCCTTGGAGGCCCTGTAAATGCTATCACTACAGAAGGAGTGCTTGGGCAATCTACTGCAAGTGCTTTGGCTGCAAAAATGTATGAGGAGCGGATGAAGCACTCTAACCCCATGGATACAGAGACATCCCAACCACTTTTAGACGCTAGAATGGCCCTCTTGAAATCAACAAATCATCCTGG TCAGATGGTTCAAGGAAATTCAGGAAGTGTGACGGCAGCTTTGCAGCAAATCCAGGCTCGAACACAGCAAACCCCT CAGGATATCAAAGGTGAAGTCAACATGGGTGCCATGCAGAGATCCATGCCTATGGACCCTTCATCAATTTATGGGCAGGGAGGAATGCAGTCAAAGCCTGGCATTGCAAACACAG GATTAAATGCTGGAGTAGGTAGTCTCACATTGAAAGGATGGCCTTTAACT GGCATTGATCAAATTCGTCCTGGTTTTGGAGCACCAGTTCAGAAGCCTCTCCTTCAGAGTGCAAATCAGTTTCAGCTTTTACCTCAACCACAACAGCAGCAGCTCCTTGCACAGGTACAGGCACAAGGAAACATTGGCAATTCACCTGTTTATGGAGATATGGATCCTCAAAGATTAAGGGGATTAAATAGGGGAAGTTTGAACGTGAAAGACGGTCAATCAATTGCAAATGATGGATCTATAGGCTCTCCAATGCAATCTACTTCTTCTAAG ATCAACTTGCCACAGATCCAACAATCCACCTCCCAGCAACAACAGGAtcctttgcatccacaacaattgaTTCAG AATAACCGGAAAAGGAAGGGACCTACATCTTCAGGACCTGCAAACAGTACTGGAACAGGAAATACACTTGGCCCTTCTAATTCTCAACCATCAACTCCATCGACTCATACTCCTGGTGATGGAGTTGCAATGACGGGTAACTTGCAGAATGTTGCTGGCGTATCCAAAGGCTTGATGATGTATGGTACTGATGGACCGGGTGGTCTTGCATCTTCCACAAATCAACTG TTGCAGGATGACATGGAACATTTTGGGGATGTTGGCTCCTTAGAGGATAATGTGGAATCATTTCTCTCACAGGATGATGGTGATGGAAGGGACTTGTTTGGCACATTGAAACGGAACCCTTCTGAGCATGCTACAGATGCTTCGAAAG GCTTTTCCTTCAGTGAAGTTAGTTCTATCCGCAAAAGCAACAGCAAAGTTGTTTGCTGTCATTTCTCTTCAGATGGGAAAATATTGGCTAGTGCTGGACATGACAAAAAG GTTGTTCTGTGGAACATGGAGACACTGCAAACAGAGAGTACACCAGAGGAACACAATCTTATTATTACTGATGTTCGCTTCAGACCGAATTCAACTCAGCTGGCAACATCTTCATTTGATACAACTGTTCGGTTGTGGGATGCTGCTGAT CCAACCTTTTCTTTACAGGCATATAGTGGCCATACTTCACACGTGGTGTCCCTtgattttcacccaaagaaaaATGATCTTTTCTGTTCCTGTGATGATAACAATGAGATCCGTTTCTGGAATATTAACCAATATTCTTGCAGCCGAGTTTTTAAG GGAGGATCTACCCAGGTGAGGTTTCAGCCAAGGGTTGGTCAACTTCTGGCTGCAGCAAGTGGGAGTCTAGTGTCTCTCTTTGATGTTGAGACTGATAGGCAGATGCACATGTTTCAG GGACACTCTGCAGACGTACATTGTGTCTGTTGGGATACAAATGGAGATTACTTGGCATCTGTGAGTCAAGAATCTGTCAAAGTGTGGTCACTTGCATCTGGGGAGTGCATTCATGAACTTAATTCCAGTGGAAACATGTATCATTCTTGTGTCTTTCACCCAAGCTACTCAACTCTCTTGGTTATTGGAGGATACCAG TCATTGGAGCTATGGAACATGGTTGAGAATAGATGTATGACAATTCCAGCTCATGAGTGTGTGATATCTGCATTAGCACAATCACCCGTCACAGGGATGGTTGCTTCTGCAAGCCATGACAAATCTGTAAagatttggaaataa
- the LOC106772000 gene encoding transcriptional corepressor LEUNIG_HOMOLOG isoform X4, protein MQSRIAVNFASERGIMAQSNWEADKMLDVYIYDYLVKKKLHNTAKAFMTEGKVSPDPVAIDAPGGFLFEWWSVFWDIFIARTNEKHSETAAAYLEAQQNKVKEQQQLQIQHMQLIRQAQLQRRDSNHPPLGGPVNAITTEGVLGQSTASALAAKMYEERMKHSNPMDTETSQPLLDARMALLKSTNHPGQMVQGNSGSVTAALQQIQARTQQTPQDIKGEVNMGAMQRSMPMDPSSIYGQGGMQSKPGIANTGLNAGVGSLTLKGWPLTGIDQIRPGFGAPVQKPLLQSANQFQLLPQPQQQQLLAQVQAQGNIGNSPVYGDMDPQRLRGLNRGSLNVKDGQSIANDGSIGSPMQSTSSKINLPQIQQSTSQQQQDPLHPQQLIQNNRKRKGPTSSGPANSTGTGNTLGPSNSQPSTPSTHTPGDGVAMTGNLQNVAGVSKGLMMYGTDGPGGLASSTNQLDDMEHFGDVGSLEDNVESFLSQDDGDGRDLFGTLKRNPSEHATDASKGFSFSEVSSIRKSNSKVVCCHFSSDGKILASAGHDKKVVLWNMETLQTESTPEEHNLIITDVRFRPNSTQLATSSFDTTVRLWDAADPTFSLQAYSGHTSHVVSLDFHPKKNDLFCSCDDNNEIRFWNINQYSCSRVFKGGSTQVRFQPRVGQLLAAASGSLVSLFDVETDRQMHMFQGHSADVHCVCWDTNGDYLASVSQESVKVWSLASGECIHELNSSGNMYHSCVFHPSYSTLLVIGGYQSLELWNMVENRCMTIPAHECVISALAQSPVTGMVASASHDKSVKIWK, encoded by the exons ATGCAGTCTCGGATTG CAGTTAATTTTGCTTCTGAACGGGGAATCATGGCGCAGAGTAATTGGGAAGCAGATAAGAT GCTTgatgtttatatttatgattatttggtGAAGAAGAAGTTGCATAACACTGCTAAAGCATTCATGACAGAAGGGAAGGTTTCTCCCGATCCTGTTG CAATTGATGCTCCTGGTGGTTTTCTTTTTGAGTGGTGGTCTGTTTTTTGGGATATTTTTATTGCACGAACAAATGAGAAACATTCAGAGACTGCTGCAGCATATTTGGAG GCACAACAGAATAAAGTGAAAGAGCAACAGCAACTGCAAATTCAGCATATGCAATTAATTCGTCAAGCTCAACTTCAAAGAAGGGATTCTAATCATCCTCCCCTTGGAGGCCCTGTAAATGCTATCACTACAGAAGGAGTGCTTGGGCAATCTACTGCAAGTGCTTTGGCTGCAAAAATGTATGAGGAGCGGATGAAGCACTCTAACCCCATGGATACAGAGACATCCCAACCACTTTTAGACGCTAGAATGGCCCTCTTGAAATCAACAAATCATCCTGG TCAGATGGTTCAAGGAAATTCAGGAAGTGTGACGGCAGCTTTGCAGCAAATCCAGGCTCGAACACAGCAAACCCCT CAGGATATCAAAGGTGAAGTCAACATGGGTGCCATGCAGAGATCCATGCCTATGGACCCTTCATCAATTTATGGGCAGGGAGGAATGCAGTCAAAGCCTGGCATTGCAAACACAG GATTAAATGCTGGAGTAGGTAGTCTCACATTGAAAGGATGGCCTTTAACT GGCATTGATCAAATTCGTCCTGGTTTTGGAGCACCAGTTCAGAAGCCTCTCCTTCAGAGTGCAAATCAGTTTCAGCTTTTACCTCAACCACAACAGCAGCAGCTCCTTGCACAGGTACAGGCACAAGGAAACATTGGCAATTCACCTGTTTATGGAGATATGGATCCTCAAAGATTAAGGGGATTAAATAGGGGAAGTTTGAACGTGAAAGACGGTCAATCAATTGCAAATGATGGATCTATAGGCTCTCCAATGCAATCTACTTCTTCTAAG ATCAACTTGCCACAGATCCAACAATCCACCTCCCAGCAACAACAGGAtcctttgcatccacaacaattgaTTCAG AATAACCGGAAAAGGAAGGGACCTACATCTTCAGGACCTGCAAACAGTACTGGAACAGGAAATACACTTGGCCCTTCTAATTCTCAACCATCAACTCCATCGACTCATACTCCTGGTGATGGAGTTGCAATGACGGGTAACTTGCAGAATGTTGCTGGCGTATCCAAAGGCTTGATGATGTATGGTACTGATGGACCGGGTGGTCTTGCATCTTCCACAAATCAACTG GATGACATGGAACATTTTGGGGATGTTGGCTCCTTAGAGGATAATGTGGAATCATTTCTCTCACAGGATGATGGTGATGGAAGGGACTTGTTTGGCACATTGAAACGGAACCCTTCTGAGCATGCTACAGATGCTTCGAAAG GCTTTTCCTTCAGTGAAGTTAGTTCTATCCGCAAAAGCAACAGCAAAGTTGTTTGCTGTCATTTCTCTTCAGATGGGAAAATATTGGCTAGTGCTGGACATGACAAAAAG GTTGTTCTGTGGAACATGGAGACACTGCAAACAGAGAGTACACCAGAGGAACACAATCTTATTATTACTGATGTTCGCTTCAGACCGAATTCAACTCAGCTGGCAACATCTTCATTTGATACAACTGTTCGGTTGTGGGATGCTGCTGAT CCAACCTTTTCTTTACAGGCATATAGTGGCCATACTTCACACGTGGTGTCCCTtgattttcacccaaagaaaaATGATCTTTTCTGTTCCTGTGATGATAACAATGAGATCCGTTTCTGGAATATTAACCAATATTCTTGCAGCCGAGTTTTTAAG GGAGGATCTACCCAGGTGAGGTTTCAGCCAAGGGTTGGTCAACTTCTGGCTGCAGCAAGTGGGAGTCTAGTGTCTCTCTTTGATGTTGAGACTGATAGGCAGATGCACATGTTTCAG GGACACTCTGCAGACGTACATTGTGTCTGTTGGGATACAAATGGAGATTACTTGGCATCTGTGAGTCAAGAATCTGTCAAAGTGTGGTCACTTGCATCTGGGGAGTGCATTCATGAACTTAATTCCAGTGGAAACATGTATCATTCTTGTGTCTTTCACCCAAGCTACTCAACTCTCTTGGTTATTGGAGGATACCAG TCATTGGAGCTATGGAACATGGTTGAGAATAGATGTATGACAATTCCAGCTCATGAGTGTGTGATATCTGCATTAGCACAATCACCCGTCACAGGGATGGTTGCTTCTGCAAGCCATGACAAATCTGTAAagatttggaaataa